The Bacteroidia bacterium sequence CAGCCTGGAGTTCGTGGAGTCTATCGGCAATCTTTATTACCAGCAGCAAAACCATCGCAACCTGGCGCTGCAAAAAATGAAACATTTCCTACTTTATATCCGGAGGCATTACCATATTTCAACGCAACGGCTGGATAAGGATTTAATAAAAAATATTAGTATAAAGTCAAAAGTGCCAGCAGAGGAAGTGGAGATGATCTTCAGAACCTATAATTCCATTAAAACCCACAAAAGCATTGAAGATTATTTTCTCATTGATTTTCATGAGGCTATTGAAAATTTTTACAGAAAATGCAGGTAGGGGATTTTAGACACTAAGGCTCGAAGGCACTAAGCTTCACAATGACTTTTTTATTACCCGGTGCGTAGAGGTTTTTAGACACAAAGGATCAAAGGCTCAAAGATTCACTTAGTTTATACCTGCAATTTCTGCTGCTGTGGATTGTCCAGCTGGAAGCCAGGCTTACCCTTACCGTCTTAAAAAAGGGTGTAAATAAATGGGGCAGCGGCAGAACCCCCGCCAATTACTATTAAGACCCCAACGAGAAGCAGAATGACGATGATTGGCATGAGCCACCATTTCTTCCTTTCCTTCAAAAAGTCCCACATGTCGGTTAAAAACTCCATAAATATTTCCCTCTATTTTAGACGTTCCTTTGTAATCTCCAGATAAAGTGACAG is a genomic window containing:
- a CDS encoding DUF5989 family protein; the encoded protein is MEFLTDMWDFLKERKKWWLMPIIVILLLVGVLIVIGGGSAAAPFIYTLF